A window of Mucilaginibacter sp. PAMC 26640 contains these coding sequences:
- a CDS encoding methyltransferase type 11 gives MLNIKFALGLLSALVLSNAAPQQPKDSVYTYHTPTRDGKGKFYQGREIAQVMSFEGAAWLERNNRQQEENTELAISKLPIAPNSTVADIGAGTGYYTFRIASKVPQGKVYAVEIQNDAISYLKNKSRSLKNNNIIVVKGSEKSPNLPASSIDLAMMVDVYHELLYPREMLQAIRNALKPGGKLLLLEYRAEDPAVAIKELHKMSVKQVTKELVANGFHLVQDGEFMPIQHFLVYQKN, from the coding sequence ATGCTCAACATTAAATTTGCGCTTGGTTTGCTCTCAGCTTTGGTTTTATCCAATGCGGCTCCACAGCAGCCCAAAGATTCAGTCTACACTTATCATACACCCACCCGTGATGGAAAAGGTAAATTTTACCAGGGCCGTGAAATTGCGCAGGTGATGAGTTTTGAAGGCGCGGCCTGGCTGGAACGCAATAACAGGCAACAAGAAGAAAACACAGAATTAGCCATATCTAAATTACCCATTGCTCCAAACAGCACCGTAGCAGATATTGGAGCAGGCACTGGTTATTACACCTTTCGCATTGCTTCTAAAGTGCCGCAGGGAAAAGTTTACGCGGTTGAGATTCAGAATGATGCCATCTCCTATTTAAAAAACAAAAGCCGCTCCTTAAAAAACAATAATATTATCGTGGTAAAAGGCAGCGAAAAATCACCAAACCTGCCAGCAAGTTCCATAGACCTGGCGATGATGGTTGACGTTTATCATGAATTGCTTTATCCGCGCGAAATGTTGCAAGCGATTCGCAATGCGCTAAAGCCCGGCGGTAAACTTCTATTGCTGGAATATCGCGCGGAAGACCCGGCGGTAGCGATAAAAGAACTGCATAAGATGAGCGTAAAACAGGTAACCAAAGAGCTGGTGGCAAACGGCTTTCATCTGGTGCAGGATGGGGAATTTATGCCAATCCAGCACTTCTTGGTATATCAGAAAAATTGA